GAAGGCGGTGGCCATGCGCATGGCCTCGAGCCACTTCGTACGGCCCTCGTCGGTGACCTCGACGATGACCCGCACCCGGTTGTTCTCGTCCCTGTCCCGGGTGACCAGGCCCTCGCCCGCCATCCGGTCGATGCGGTGGGTCATCGCGGCCGGGGTCAGCCCCAGCCGCTTCGCCAGCTCGCCGGGGCCCAGGCGATACGGCGAGCCCGCCAGCACCAAGGTCTTGAGGACCTCCCATTCGGCGTTGCTGATGCCCAGGTCGGCGAGCTGTCTGCCGTAGGCGACGTTCATCCGCCGGTTCAGACGGCCGAGTGCGGAGATGACCTGCTCGACCTGGGGGTCGAGATCACGGAACTCGCGCTGGTAGGCCGCGATCTGCTCGTCGAGGCTCGGCTCCTGGAGCTCGGGCTGCTCGGTGGTGTCAGACATGGCGGGAGTATTGCACGCTCCCCCTCACCGTCGAAGTCCTTCCACATCAAGTATTGAAGTTCTAACTTTAGTGCTAAAGTCTACGGGTCTGTTCAGTGGCTCTTCGATGTCTTGAGGTAGGTGAGTGTGACCAGGGAAATGGGTTCGGCACTGCGGCGGATCCAGGTGGGAAGCGCGCTGAGCGCGTTCGGCCTCGGATTCACCGTCCCGTATCTGTACGTCTACGTGGCACAGGTCCGGGATCTTGGTGCCGGTACGGCAGGTGTCGTACTGGCGGTCTTCGCCATGGCAGCGCTGGCCGTCCTGCCGTTCACCGGGCGCGCCATCGACCGGCGCGGCCCGTTGTCCGTACTGGTGGTGGCCTCGGCCGCGGCGGCGGTGGGCGCCGTGGCGCTCGGGGTGTCGGCGGGTGTGACCACGACCGTGCTGTCGGCCGCGGTGCTCGGTGCGGGCACCGCCGTCATGCAGCCGGCCCTCGCGACGATGCTGGTGCGGTGCTCCGACGCCTCGACCCGTACCCGGGTGTTCGCCATGCAGTTCTTCCTGCAGAACCTGGGGCTCGGCATCGGTGGTCTCGTCGGCGGGCAGCTGGTCGATGTCGGGAAGCCGTCGAGCTTCACCGTCCTCTTCCTGATCGAGGCCGCGATGTTCGTGGTGCTCGGCGTGGTCGCGGCCACCGTGCGTATGCCGCAGAACCGGGCCGTCACGGGGAGCACGTCCGGTGAGGCCGCCGCTCCCGCCGCCGGACTCCGTGCTCTGCTCTCGCACCGGGCGATGGTCCAGCTGTGTGTGCTGGGCTTCGTGATCTTCTTCGCCTGCTACGGGCAGTTCGAGTCGGGGCTCGCGGCGTACGGCACCGAGGCCGCCGGCATCGACCCCTCGACGCTCGGTGTGGCACTGGCGGCCAACACCGCGGTCATCGTGCTGGCCCAGTTCGTCGTGCTGCGTCTGGTGGAGCGCCGGCGGCGCAGCCGGGTCATCGCGTGGGTCGGTCTGATCTGGGCGTTCGCCTGGATCGTCGCCGGGTACGCCGGGCTCGGCCACGGCAGCCAGACGATGGCGACGGCCGCGATGATCTCGACGTACGCGCTGTTCGGACTGGGTGAGGCGATGCTGTCGCCGACCGTGGCGCCGCTGGTCGCCGATCTCGCGCCCGAGTCCATGGTCGGTCAGTACAACTCGGCCTTCGCCCTGGTGAAGCAGCTGGCGCTGGCGGTCGGCCCGGCCGTGGGCGGCCCGATGGGCGCGTCGCTGCACGGGCCGTACATCGTGACCTTCGTGCTGTTCTCCCTCGGGGTGACCGTCCTGGCGCTGAAGCTGGGCCGGCGGCTCGCCCCCCACCAGGACAACCCGTCGCTCGCGCCGGTGCCGTCCCGGGTGGTGGCCGTGTCCCTGCCGGAGAGCGAGCCCGCCGTGGCTCCCGCCGCCACTCGCTGAGGCGGGTTGCCGGGGCCCGGCCGGAGCACCCTCACGGAGCGGTGCGCCGGCCGGGGCCCGGCAGCCGCGTCCAGCCGGCCGTGTCCAGTCGGCTTCGGTCAGCCGTGCTCCCGGCCGGCCGTGTGTCAGCCGGGCAGGGCGAACTCGCACCAGACGGCCTTCCCGCCTCCCGGTGTACGACGGGAGCCCCAGGAGGTGGCGATCGTCGCGATGATGGAGATGCCGCGTCCCGCCTCGTCCACCGGCGCGGCGCGGCGCCGGCGCGGAAGGTGCTCGTCCCCGTCGGTCACCTCGATGATCAGACGCCGGTCGGTCCGGCGCAGGCCCAGTCTCATCGGCGGGGTGCCGTGCTGGAGGGAGTTCGCCACGAGTTCGCCGGCGGCGAGCACCCCCAGGTCGCAGAGCTCCACGGGGAACCGCCACGAGGTCAGGACCCCGGTCGCGAAGGCCCGTGCGCGGGGCGCCGCCTCGACACCGCCCAGCAGTTCGAGCGAGGCGTTGTGGAAGAGCTCCGCGCTCGCCCCCGTGCGGGCCGGGTGCTGGACGACCAGCACCGCCACGTCGTCGTCGTGCTCCGCGGTCACTCCCAGGGAGCGGATGAGCCGGTCGCAGACCACCTGCGGCGGTCCCACGGCCCCGGACAGGGCGTGTTCCAGGGCGGCCACCCCCACGTCGATGTCCTCGTTGCGGCGTTCGACCAGCCCGTCGGTGTAGAGCACCGCCGTCGAGCCGGGCGGCAGGGCGATCGTGCCGGAGGTGTGGTCCCAGCCGCCGGTGCCCAGGGGCGGGCCGGTGGGTTCCGCGGTGCTGTGGACCGTGCCGTCCTCGTGGCGTACGAGGATCGGCAGGTGCCCTGCGGAGGCGTACACGAGGTGCCCCTCGTTGGGGTCGTGGACGGCGTACACGCAGGTGGCGATCTGGCTGGCGTCGATCTCGGCGGCGAGTACGTCCAGCAGCTGGAGGATCTCGTGGGGCGGCAGGTCGAGGCGCGCGTAGGCGCGGACGGCGGTGCGCAGCTGGCCCATCACGGCGGCGGCGCGCACTCCGCGGCCCATCACGTCGCCGATGACCAGGGCGGTCCTGCCGGCGCCCAGGGTGATCACGTCGTACCAGTCGCCGCCGACGGCGGCGTCCGTGCCGCCCGGCTGGTACGTCGCCGCGATCCGCAGGTCGTCGGGCTGTTCGAGGTCCTGGGGCAGCAGGGAGCGCTGGAGGGTGACGGCGGTGTCCCGGTGGCGGCGCTCGCTGGCGCGGAGCCGTTCGGCGGCTTCGGCGTGGTCGGTGACGTCCGTGGCGTAGACGAGCACGCCCGTCCCCCCGTCCGTGCCGTCCTCCGCCCGCGGGTCGCGGACGGCGGCCGGTGTGCAGGTCACGGTGTAGGACTGGCCGCTTCGGACCTTGCGGGACTTGACCGTACGGGGGGTGCCGCTGCGCAGGACCTGGCCGACGAGGGGCAGCAGGCCGAGTTCGGTGAGCTCGGGCATGGCCTCGGCCGCGGGCGCGCCGTGGAGCCGGTCGCCGAAGGCCGCCGTGTAGGCGTCGTTGACGTAGGCGATGCGCAGGTCGGGGCCGTGCAGCAGGGCCACCGGGGCGGGCAGACGGCCGAGGATCCCGCTCGCGGCGCCCGCCTCCGGTGAGGTCTCCGGCGTCCCCTCCCGCGGTGCGCGGGCGGAACCGGAGCGTGCCGTCCCGGTGCGGGCGGCGGGGACGGAGCCCTGGTCGTCCCGCGCGGCGGCTCTACGTCGGGTTCCGGGGAGGCGGGCGCTCCAGCGCGTGAAGTTCACAGATTTTCTGGCCTCGTGTGTCGGTCTGGTCCGCTCGGGCGAGCTGCTTCGTCTGCCGGTGCCTGTCCGGCCCCTTGTCCGGGCGCCGGGGCCGGTTCCCAAAAGGGGCGGCCGGCCAGGCCTCTCGTTCCTGGTGGTTCTCGCTGTCGGTCACTCCGGGTGACTGCCGCTGGGTCACTCTGTGCAGGTGCGGGCGCACCTATGGTCACACGTCCAGTCTGACCGGCCGTACTGACAGTTCTCGTACGCCGGCCGGTCCTGTGGCTGAACCGCGGCCGTCGCGCCCCCGGTGGTGGTGCGGCCGGACGGTGTGCGCCCCGGGGGCGCCGGTCAGCCGGACGACGTCGGCGGGCCGTCGTCCGGCGAGGGGCCGTCCCCGGGGCGTGCGCGGTCCCCCGCGCCCCCGGGGCGTCGTGGATCCGGGTCCGCGCCCGCCGCGATCTCGAATTCGGCGCGCGGGTGTTCGAGCGAACCGAGGGAGACGATCTCGCGTTTGAAGAGCCCGGCCAGCGTCCACTCGGCGAGCACCCGGGCCTTCCGGTTGAAGGTGGGCACCCGGCTGAGGTGGTACATGCGGTGGATCAGCCAGGCCGGGTACCCCTTGACCGCACGCCCGTGCACCTGGGCGACGCCCTTGTGCAGCCCGAGGGAGGCGACCGAACCGGCGCTGCGGTGCCGGTAGTCGGTCAGGGGCTGGCCGGCGAGGGAGGCCAGGATGTTCTGGGCGAGGACCTTGGCCTGCCGGACCGCGTGCTGGGCGTTGGGGGCGGTCTCGGCGCCCGGTTCGGCGGAGGCGCGGTCGGGGACGGCCGCGGCGTCGCCGGCGGACCAGGCGTGTTCGACGCCCTCCACCCGGAGGGCCGCGGTGCAGCGCAGTCTGCCGCGTCCGGTGAGGGGCAGGCCCGTCGCGGCGAGGAGGGGCGAGGGTCTGACTCCCGCGGTCCACACCAGGGTCCGCGCCGGGAAGCGCGATCCGTCGCTGAGCTGGACGATCCGCCTCTCGCAGCTGTCCAGCCGTGTCTCGAGCCGGACGTCGATGTTGCGGCCGCGCAGCTCCCCGACCACGTACCTCCCCATGGCCGGGCCGACCTCGGGGAGGATGCGGCCGGACGCCTCGACGAGGATCCACCGCAGGTCGGAGGGGAGGATGTTGTGGTAGTAGCGCGAGGCGTAGCGGGCCATGTCCTCGAGTTCGGCCAGCGCCTCGACGCCCGCGTAGCCCCCGCCGACGAAGACGAAGGTGAGGGCCGCGTCCCGGACCTCCGGGTCCCGGGTCGCGGAGGCGATGTCCAGCTGTTCGATCACGTGGTTGCGCAGGCCGATGGCCTCCTCGACGGTCTTGAAGCCGATGCCGAATTCGGCGAGCCCGGGGACGGGGAGGGTGCGCGCGACGGATCCGGGCGCGAGGACGATCTCGTCGTACGCGATCCCGACGGCGCCGGTGCCGTCCTCGCCGGTGGCGAGGGTGGTGACGGTCGCGGTGCGCTTGTCGTGGTCGACGTGTTCCACCTCGCCGATGACGACCTTGCAGTCGCGCAGCACCCGCCGCAGCGGTACGACGACGTGGCGGGGCGAGATCGAGCCCGCCGCGGCCTCCGGCAGGAACGGCTGGTACGTCATGTAGGGCTCGGGCGTGACCACCGTGATCTCGGCGTCACCGCTGCGCAGTCTCTGCCTGAGCGCACGCTGGAGGCGCAGGGCCGTGTACATCCCGACGTACCCGCCGCCGACGACGAGGACGCGTACGGCCGGCCGGGTGCCGGGGGCCGTCCCCCGGGAATCTGGAGCCATCACCATCCCATGAGGCAACGGAGTCCGTGGTTTGTCCACAGGCCCGGCAATTTGTGTGACCGGAGGTCCCCGGCCGGAGGACACAGGTCCCGCGGTGCCTGTTCCGGCCTGCCGCGCAGGTCAGGAGTGACGCCGGGGGCCGCCGGACGGAACCGGACCGGGCAGGGCCCGGCGGGTGTCCGGAGCGGGGAACCCGTGCTCGGGAGTCTCCCCCTTCTGAATTGACTCCGGCTCAACTATGTTCGTAACCCGCCGGAGTTCGGAATCGGAACGTGATCCGCGCACCGGCTGACACGGCGGGAAGTCTCCGGGGGGAGACGTCATAACCGGGGGAAGTCATGCACATTCAGGATTTGCACGGGCCGGGTGCTGCCACCTCTGCTGCGGAGGGACGCGGGACGCTGGGCTCCGTGACGGTGGCCGTTCCACCGGCCGCGGTCCGGGCGGCCGCCGCCCAGACCGGCACGATCCGTTCGGCGCCGCTGCGGGTCGACGCCCAGAGGAATCTGGAACACGTCCTGCGGGCCGCCCGTGAGGTGTTCGGCGAGCTGGGGTACGGCGCGCCGATGGAGGACGTGGCCCGGCGTGCCAGGGTCGGGGTGGGGACGGTCTACCGCCGTTTCCCCAGCAAGGACGTGCTGGTCCGGCGGATAGCCGAGGAGGAGACCTCCCGGCTGACCGACCAGGCCCGTTCGGCGCTGGGACAGGAGGAGGAGCCGTGGTCCGCGCTCTCCCGCTTCCTGCGCACCTCGGTCGCCTCCGGGGCCGGGCGGCTGCTGCCGCCGCACGTGCTGCGGGTGCGGACCGCCCAGGAGGAGGCCGCCGCGATACCGGCGACGGCCGACGACGAGCAGCGGGTACCGCAGCAGCGCCAGGGGGCCGTGCAGGCCGGTCCTCAGGTGACCGGCCGTCGTCCCGCCGGCGGGGCGGGGCCGGGCGACGACTCCGGCGCCTTCGAACTGCTGGAGGTGGTGGGTCGGCTGGTGGCCCGGGCGCGCGAGTCGGGTGAGCTGCGGGCGGATGTGACCGTGGCCGATGTGCTGCTGGTCATCGCCACGGCGGCACCGGCGCTGCCGGACCCCGCTCATCAGGCCGCGGCCTCCGCACGGCTGCTGGACATCCTGCTGGAGGGTCTCCGCTCCCGTCCCGCGTGACAGCGGTCCGCCGGCCCGTCACCGGGCCGTGCGGGCGGATTGTCCCCGATGGCGGGCCGTCGTGCGACCCGAGTGCGGGAAGTGACCTCGGACGAGTGGTTGCCCCCGTGGCCGGCGAACAACGGGAAGGGCCTGTGGCACTCTTGCCCGGTAATTCGGGACCAAAGGGTTGTCCTGTGATCCGTGGCGGCTCGGCGCGCCCGCCAGGGATCACGGGGCAGTCCTAAGGGTGGTACGGGGGCTTCCACGATGAGTGGTGACGCGCAGCAGGACGAGCCCATCGCCGCTGCCCCCGGCGGGGGGACGGGGACCGGCGGACCGTCCGCGTTCCAGGTGCCCGGCCAGGCGGGCCGGGGGACGCCGGACGGACCGGCCGGGGGCGGCACCGTGCTGCCGGGTCCCTGGTCCTCACCGGCCGACGGGACGCTACCCGGCGGGACCACATCCGGTGCGGCGGTGTCCGGCGGCACCGCGCCCGGTGACGCCGGCGGTCCGGGCGGTGCCGTCTTCGCCGTGCCTCTCCAGCGTGAGGGCCGCGCGGGCTCGGCCGGCCCGGGGGTGTCCGACGCCGAGCTGATCCAGGGCATGCGGTCCGGCGACGACCGGGCCTACGACGAGCTGTTCCGGCGCCACTCCGCGGCCGTCCGCCGGTACGCGCGCACCTGCTGCCGTGACGCGCACACCGCCGACGACCTGACGGCGGAGGTGTTCGCCCGGACACTGCAGGCGGTACGGGGCGGGAAGGGCCCGGAGGAGGCGGTGCGCGCCTACCTCATGACGGCGGTACGCCATGTCGCCGCCGCCTGGACGAAGAGCGCGCGGCGTGAGCAACTCGTCGACGACTTCGCGGTGTTCGCCGCGCAGGCGACGCGTTCCACCGGTCTTCCGGAGGCGGAGACCCTCGATCTGGGTGCCGATGTGCGGGCGATGCACGAGGCGGACCGGTCGATGGCCGTGCAGGCGTTCCGCAGTCTGCCGGAACGCTGGCAGGCGGTGCTCTGGCACACCGCGGTGGAGGAGGAGTCACCGAGCGAGGTGGCCCCGCTGTTCGGCCTGTCGGCCAATGCCACGGCGGTGCTGGCCCTCCGGGCGAGGGAAGGGCTCAAGCAGGCCTACCTCCAGGCGCATGTGAGCCGTTCCCTGACCTCCGGCGGGGACTGCGCCCGGTACGCGGACCGGCTCGGCGCCCATGCCCGCGGGGGCCTGCGCACCCGGGCCGAGCGGGGGCTGCGCAAGCATCTCGACGCGTGTGCGAAGTGCCGGGTGGCCGCCGGTGAGCTGAAGAGCGTCAACGCCGGTATCCCGGCGCTGCTTCCGGTCGCGGTCATCGGCTGGTTCGCCGCGGGGTACGCGGTCAAGGCGGCGGGCGTCGTCGCGGGCGGGGCGGCCGGGGCGGCGGGCGCCGGTGCGGCAGCGGCGGCGACGGGCGGCGGCGCCTCCTCGGGCGGACCTGCGGGCGGGGCCGCAGCCGAAGGACTCGGCGCTCCGGCGAAGGCCGGTATCGCGGCGGCCGCCGCCGTGGCGGCCACGGCCGGACTGGTCTGGGCGCTGGTGGGCGACGAGGGGACGGCCCCGGTGCCCGCGCCGGTGGCGAAACCCCCGGCGGTGGCTGCGGCCACACCGTCCCCCACTCCCCCGCCGGAGCCCACGACCGCTCCGCCCGCACCACCGGCACCCCCCGTGACGCCCCCGGCGGCCTCGGCACCCACACCGACGCCCACGCCGGCGCCCGCACCGAGGCGGCGGCCGGCCCCGGCAGAGGCGACCTCCGCCCCGGCCCCCTCGCCCTCCGCTTCGGTCCCCGCGCCGGAGCCGAGCCCCGTACCGCCTCCCCCGGCCACCCCGCCCCCGCCCGAGGTCTTCCAGGTCAACGAGCTGGCGTACTCGGTGGCCGGGGACCACATCGCGCCGGAGATCGTCCTCGGGGAGTCCCGTGGTGTGGTCTGGCAGCGCACCGGTCTGTCGGTCGGCGGCACGGCGTACGCGCACGGGGTGACCGTCCGCCCCCGTTCGTCGATCGCCATCCGGCTCAACCGCACGTGCACGCGGTACGAGGCGGTGGTCGGCGTGGACGACCTGACGCAGGGGGCGGGCCCGGTGCGTCTCCCGGTGCGTTTCTTCGTCCAGGGCGGTGACGGGTCCCAGCTGTGGGCGTCCCCGGTGCTGCGCGGCGGAGACACGGCCGTACCGGCGGATGTCGCCATCGAGGGGCAGGAGGCGATCCGGCTCGTCGTGGAACCCGCCGGACCGATGGGCGGGGCGGCCCTGGCGGACTGGGCGGAATCCCGGATCAGCTGCCGCTGACGGCATCCCTGCCGGCAGCCTCCCCGCCGGAGGCGTCCTCCTCGCCCACGGCCCCTTCCCCGGCGAAGGCATCCTCCTCGGCGGCGGCCGTCTACCCGGAGGCACCCCCGCCGGCGGCCTCCCCGTTCACGGTGGTCAGGTAGGCCACGGTGTCCGCCAGGGTCATCCGTGCGCCCCTGGCGCGCTCGGCGGCGTACCGCTGCGGGCCCAGACGTGCGCGCAGCCGGTCCAGGGCCGCCGCCAGCTCGGCCTCCTCCGTCGCCGGACGGAGGACGGGCGGACGCCATCCGTCCGCGGCGGCGAGCACACGTACCGCTGCCGCGTCCAGTCCCAGCCGGGGCAGGGTGAGGCCCGCCGCTTCCGTCAGGTACGCCATGTAGACCTCCGGGCAGCCCGCTTCGGCGGCCAGGCCCAGGGCCTTCGTGATTCCGCGGAGGCCGACGGCGGGGCCGCCGGACGGCTCGAACACGCTGATGTACGCGGCCATTCCCTGGGCCGCCGCGGTGAACTGCGGGGGCGGGCTGCCGTACACCTGGTTGCGGCCCGCCTCCTCCAGGAAGCGCCGCGCCTCGGGGATCCGTCTCTCCGCCAGGGCGATCGAGGCCCGCAGGAAACCGATGTGGGCGTGGGCGTCCCGCACGTGCCGGCGCCTCGCCACCTCCTCCGCCCGGTCCAGTCCTCGGCGGGCGCTCTCCAGGTCCCCCGTACGGTAGGAGATCTCGGCGAGGCGGCCGAGCAGGAACGGCTCCTCCGCGTGGGCGCCCACCTCGCGGGCGAGTTGCAGCGCTTCCCGGTAGGCGGCCCGCGACTCCTCGTACTTCCCCCACATCATCCCCGCCTCCGCGGCGGCGCTCGTCACCTGGGCACGGAGGTAGCGGTCGCCGATGCGGTGGCTCAGCGCCCGCAGTTCGGCGAGGTCCTCCTCGATGCCGTCCACACCCTGCGGGGTGTCCACCAGCATGTGGGTGCGGAACATCAGGGTGACGCCGTACTCCCAGTCCCCGCCGTGCTCACGGGTGTGGGCGACGGCCGCGTCGAACTGCGCGAGCACATCCACGTCGTGCCCGCGGCGCATATAGGCGGTGAGGGGCCACAGCAGTCCGGGGAAGCGGGCGGATTCGGGGCTGTCGAGGGCCGCGAAGGCCGAGGACACCCGGTTCACCAGCGCCTGGAACGCCTCGTCCTCGAGGATGTCGTCCATCGGCCGGCTCTCCGCGGTGAGGAAGAACCGCAGCATGTGCAGGTGCATCCGGGGCCAGTAGCGGGGGTCGCCCGGATCCGTGGGATCGGTGCCCATCGCGGCCGCGCGGTCCGCCCAGCCGAGGCCCTCCGTACGGAAGTTGCGCAGCCACCAGAACCAGCCGGTGCTGAGCACCATGCGCAGCGCCTCCGCCTCGTCCGGGTCGGTGACGACGGCACGGTGCAGGGCGGCCCGTACGTTGTCGAGGTCGGTCTCCAGGCGGCGGATCCAGGGCAGTTGCCCCGC
This DNA window, taken from Streptomyces nitrosporeus, encodes the following:
- a CDS encoding MarR family winged helix-turn-helix transcriptional regulator — translated: MSDTTEQPELQEPSLDEQIAAYQREFRDLDPQVEQVISALGRLNRRMNVAYGRQLADLGISNAEWEVLKTLVLAGSPYRLGPGELAKRLGLTPAAMTHRIDRMAGEGLVTRDRDENNRVRVIVEVTDEGRTKWLEAMRMATAFEEDLLQDLSSEERGALGEVLIRLLRRVEHAQPDAGGRLTDLD
- a CDS encoding MFS transporter, which produces MGSALRRIQVGSALSAFGLGFTVPYLYVYVAQVRDLGAGTAGVVLAVFAMAALAVLPFTGRAIDRRGPLSVLVVASAAAAVGAVALGVSAGVTTTVLSAAVLGAGTAVMQPALATMLVRCSDASTRTRVFAMQFFLQNLGLGIGGLVGGQLVDVGKPSSFTVLFLIEAAMFVVLGVVAATVRMPQNRAVTGSTSGEAAAPAAGLRALLSHRAMVQLCVLGFVIFFACYGQFESGLAAYGTEAAGIDPSTLGVALAANTAVIVLAQFVVLRLVERRRRSRVIAWVGLIWAFAWIVAGYAGLGHGSQTMATAAMISTYALFGLGEAMLSPTVAPLVADLAPESMVGQYNSAFALVKQLALAVGPAVGGPMGASLHGPYIVTFVLFSLGVTVLALKLGRRLAPHQDNPSLAPVPSRVVAVSLPESEPAVAPAATR
- a CDS encoding ATP-binding SpoIIE family protein phosphatase, which translates into the protein MNFTRWSARLPGTRRRAAARDDQGSVPAARTGTARSGSARAPREGTPETSPEAGAASGILGRLPAPVALLHGPDLRIAYVNDAYTAAFGDRLHGAPAAEAMPELTELGLLPLVGQVLRSGTPRTVKSRKVRSGQSYTVTCTPAAVRDPRAEDGTDGGTGVLVYATDVTDHAEAAERLRASERRHRDTAVTLQRSLLPQDLEQPDDLRIAATYQPGGTDAAVGGDWYDVITLGAGRTALVIGDVMGRGVRAAAVMGQLRTAVRAYARLDLPPHEILQLLDVLAAEIDASQIATCVYAVHDPNEGHLVYASAGHLPILVRHEDGTVHSTAEPTGPPLGTGGWDHTSGTIALPPGSTAVLYTDGLVERRNEDIDVGVAALEHALSGAVGPPQVVCDRLIRSLGVTAEHDDDVAVLVVQHPARTGASAELFHNASLELLGGVEAAPRARAFATGVLTSWRFPVELCDLGVLAAGELVANSLQHGTPPMRLGLRRTDRRLIIEVTDGDEHLPRRRRAAPVDEAGRGISIIATIATSWGSRRTPGGGKAVWCEFALPG
- a CDS encoding NAD(P)/FAD-dependent oxidoreductase, yielding MAPDSRGTAPGTRPAVRVLVVGGGYVGMYTALRLQRALRQRLRSGDAEITVVTPEPYMTYQPFLPEAAAGSISPRHVVVPLRRVLRDCKVVIGEVEHVDHDKRTATVTTLATGEDGTGAVGIAYDEIVLAPGSVARTLPVPGLAEFGIGFKTVEEAIGLRNHVIEQLDIASATRDPEVRDAALTFVFVGGGYAGVEALAELEDMARYASRYYHNILPSDLRWILVEASGRILPEVGPAMGRYVVGELRGRNIDVRLETRLDSCERRIVQLSDGSRFPARTLVWTAGVRPSPLLAATGLPLTGRGRLRCTAALRVEGVEHAWSAGDAAAVPDRASAEPGAETAPNAQHAVRQAKVLAQNILASLAGQPLTDYRHRSAGSVASLGLHKGVAQVHGRAVKGYPAWLIHRMYHLSRVPTFNRKARVLAEWTLAGLFKREIVSLGSLEHPRAEFEIAAGADPDPRRPGGAGDRARPGDGPSPDDGPPTSSG
- a CDS encoding TetR/AcrR family transcriptional regulator; this translates as MHIQDLHGPGAATSAAEGRGTLGSVTVAVPPAAVRAAAAQTGTIRSAPLRVDAQRNLEHVLRAAREVFGELGYGAPMEDVARRARVGVGTVYRRFPSKDVLVRRIAEEETSRLTDQARSALGQEEEPWSALSRFLRTSVASGAGRLLPPHVLRVRTAQEEAAAIPATADDEQRVPQQRQGAVQAGPQVTGRRPAGGAGPGDDSGAFELLEVVGRLVARARESGELRADVTVADVLLVIATAAPALPDPAHQAAASARLLDILLEGLRSRPA
- a CDS encoding sigma-70 family RNA polymerase sigma factor; this encodes MSGDAQQDEPIAAAPGGGTGTGGPSAFQVPGQAGRGTPDGPAGGGTVLPGPWSSPADGTLPGGTTSGAAVSGGTAPGDAGGPGGAVFAVPLQREGRAGSAGPGVSDAELIQGMRSGDDRAYDELFRRHSAAVRRYARTCCRDAHTADDLTAEVFARTLQAVRGGKGPEEAVRAYLMTAVRHVAAAWTKSARREQLVDDFAVFAAQATRSTGLPEAETLDLGADVRAMHEADRSMAVQAFRSLPERWQAVLWHTAVEEESPSEVAPLFGLSANATAVLALRAREGLKQAYLQAHVSRSLTSGGDCARYADRLGAHARGGLRTRAERGLRKHLDACAKCRVAAGELKSVNAGIPALLPVAVIGWFAAGYAVKAAGVVAGGAAGAAGAGAAAAATGGGASSGGPAGGAAAEGLGAPAKAGIAAAAAVAATAGLVWALVGDEGTAPVPAPVAKPPAVAAATPSPTPPPEPTTAPPAPPAPPVTPPAASAPTPTPTPAPAPRRRPAPAEATSAPAPSPSASVPAPEPSPVPPPPATPPPPEVFQVNELAYSVAGDHIAPEIVLGESRGVVWQRTGLSVGGTAYAHGVTVRPRSSIAIRLNRTCTRYEAVVGVDDLTQGAGPVRLPVRFFVQGGDGSQLWASPVLRGGDTAVPADVAIEGQEAIRLVVEPAGPMGGAALADWAESRISCR